From Bacillus marinisedimentorum, a single genomic window includes:
- a CDS encoding DUF402 domain-containing protein — protein sequence MREIINIKALKYPDFLHYEWEGELIIKTSEYVMVLCKPGRKLKHHSKNSTFTIHNRSLEYFSLKEGFTVAMEIESGSIVSYYCNVTLPSVLRGKEISFVDLDLDFVKRQGEDWKVIDEEELITNSSKYNYPPELKEDATQWLKVLKRKVKEKEFPFNDTVLDRYDSLTTL from the coding sequence ATGAGAGAAATTATAAATATCAAAGCGTTGAAATATCCTGATTTTTTACATTATGAATGGGAAGGAGAATTGATTATCAAGACTTCAGAATATGTGATGGTGCTTTGTAAACCTGGTAGAAAGCTAAAACACCACTCCAAAAATAGTACGTTTACAATACATAATCGATCATTAGAATACTTTTCCCTCAAAGAAGGCTTTACGGTGGCAATGGAAATTGAAAGTGGCAGCATCGTCTCCTATTATTGCAATGTTACTCTGCCATCGGTTTTGAGAGGAAAAGAGATATCTTTTGTTGATTTGGACTTAGACTTCGTAAAACGGCAAGGTGAGGATTGGAAAGTTATTGATGAAGAGGAATTAATAACAAATAGCAGCAAGTATAATTACCCTCCTGAATTAAAGGAAGATGCAACTCAATGGTTAAAAGTGTTAAAAAGAAAGGTTAAAGAAAAAGAATTTCCATTTAATGACACAGTTTTGGATAGATAT